A stretch of the Metopolophium dirhodum isolate CAU chromosome 8, ASM1992520v1, whole genome shotgun sequence genome encodes the following:
- the LOC132949881 gene encoding uncharacterized protein LOC132949881 yields the protein MVEDKILYTFRGWLAFVAFMDLGVTFRSFFENKCIIGTQTNLQADEHFIHEELTLPRVLGMFSLLKALCLIHCSLFIHYKPMVSIGAMSMVLSIVLYLSEAIHYRSTTLNFFIVFPSILNGLTLIGLYLIVRKINKPPSECVEENVEMLMSKLKYQKNKKYICKKK from the exons ATGGTGGAAGACAAAATCCTGTACACTTTCCGGGGGTGGTTGGCATTTGTGGCTTTCATGGACCTCGGCGTAACGTTTCGATCGTTTTTCGAAAACAAATGTATCATTGGAACGCAGACCAATTTACAGGCTGATGAACACTTTATACACG AGGAATTAACTTTACCAAGAGTGCTGGGTATGTTTTCGCTTCTTAAAGCTCTATGTTTGATACATTGctcattatttattcattataagcC AATGGTCAGTATTGGTGCTATGTCTATGGTCTTATCCATTGTTTTATATCTCAGTGAAGCAATTCATTACCGTTCAACAactttaaatttctttattgtttttccaagtattttaaatg gtTTAACACTGATTGGTTTATACTTAATTGTACGCAAGATTAATAAGCCACCATCTGAATGTGTTGaagaaaatgttgaaatgtTAATGAGTAAActcaaatatcaaaaaaataagaaatatatttgtaaaaaaaaataa